Proteins encoded in a region of the Syngnathus typhle isolate RoL2023-S1 ecotype Sweden linkage group LG20, RoL_Styp_1.0, whole genome shotgun sequence genome:
- the btd gene encoding biotinidase gives MLLLDVALWVALAFTWGFDQTEAVTSDSTYVAAVYEHRVIFNPDPHTPLSRLDALHHMRKNLAVYEEQAALAARQGAQIIVFPEDGLQGFNFSRSSISSYLETIPDPQEETWNPCTEPGRFNNTEIQQQLSCMARRHNLYVVANMADSQPCPLQTDPASSCPTNGRWQFNTNVVFRSDGLLVARYHKQNLYFEEAFDTPPRPEIISFETPFAGRFGLITCFDILFYEPKVPLLERGVRQLIFPTAWMNQLPLLDTIQFQQAFSLGAQVTLLAANIRSDRLIMTGSGIYTPFAATSHHAQSGDPEEGRLLVARIPVLGAHSQYGQVKETAVDSGYCHHDDCPLSMPHSSTFTSTMMHDPFKFALLNGTEGNLKVCDGAFCCRLQFQRSPQSDSDELYALGAFAGTHTVNGRYAVQVCAVVRCAGSEASSCGQEVEEAETKIDFVLVGEFGTKYVYPSVLVSRYVLEQPERVERSTDGKVTMKHLNTDGGLVTACLYGRVYQLDNK, from the exons ATGTTACTACTGGACGTGGCTCTTTGGGTTGCTTTGGCGTTCACGTGGGGCTTCGATCAAACCGAGGCTGTTACTTCGGACTCTACATACGTCGCTGCTGTCTACGAACACCGCGTGATTTTCAACCCGGACCCCCATACCCCACTATCTCGGCTGGATGCTCTTCATCACATGCGCAAGAATTTGGCCGTATACGAGGAGCAAGCCGCTCTGGCTGCCCGGCAG GGCGCCCAGATCATTGTCTTTCCAGAGGATGGTCTTCAAGGTTTCAACTTTAGTCGTTCATCAATTTCCAGCTACCTAGAGACCATTCCTGACCCCCAAGAGGAGACGTGGAACCCATGCACGGAACCAGGAAGGTTTAATAATACAGAG ATTCAGCAGCAGTTGAGCTGCATGGCTCGCCGCCACAACCTTTACGTGGTGGCCAACATGGCTGACTCGCAACCGTGCCCCCTCCAGACAGACCCTGCGTCTTCTTGTCCCACAAATGGACGCTGGCAATTCAACACCAATGTGGTTTTCAG GTCTGACGGACTGCTGGTGGCACGTTACCATAAGCAAAATCTTTATTTTGAGGAAGCTTTTGACACACCGCCACGGCCTGAGATCATCAGTTTTGAGACCCCTTTTGCTGGGAGGTTTGGCCTCATCACCTGCTTTGACATCCTCTTCTATGAGCCCAAAGTCCCTCTGCTGGAGAGG GGTGTGCGTCAGCTGATCTTCCCCACAGCCTGGATGAACCAGCTGCCTCTCTTGGACACCATCCAGTTTCAGCAGGCGTTCAGCCTGGGCGCTCAGGTCACACTGCTCGCCGCCAACATTCGCAGTGACCGCCTCATCATGACAGGAAGTGGCATCTACACTCCTTTTGCAGCCACCTCTCACCACGCGCAGAGCGGAGACCCTGAGGAGGGCCGCTTGCTGGTGGCCAGAATCCCCGTGTTGGGTGCCCACTCACAATACGGCCAAGTCAAGGAGACAGCCGTAGATTCAGGCTACTGTCACCATGACGACTGTCCTCTCTCTATGCCCCATTCATCCACCTTCACCTCCACCATGATGCATGATCCATTTAAATTTGCCCTCCTTAATGGCACAGAAGGCAACCTGAAGGTGTGTGACGGAGCTTTTTGTTGCCGCCTGCAGTTCCAGCGTTCTCCGCAAAGTGACAGTGATGAACTCTACGCACTGGGAGCTTTTGCTGGAACGCACACTGTCAACGGACGATATGCTGTACAG GTATGCGCGGTGGTCCGTTGTGCTGGGTCTGAAGCCAGCTCCTGCGGACAAGAAGTGGAAGAGGCGGAGACAAAAATAGACTTTGTTCTGGTGGGAGAATTCGGGACCAAATATGTGTACCCATCAGTGCTGGTGAGCCGTTACGTCCTGGAGCAGCCAGAACGTGTCGAGAGAAGCACAGATGGAAAAGTGACCATGAAACATTTGAACACGGACGGAGGGCTGGTCACTGCATGCTTGTACGGACGCGTCTATCAACTGGATAACAAATGA